GTGTTGCAAGAGAGAACTCACTTCATCCTGCCCTTATGTGTCTGTCAACTATTAACTATCCTTTTAAATGCAGCTCAGCCATCCCCTTGGTGTATCATATTGTTTGATATCTGTTTACACCTGATGACCCCCCTAGGAAGGTAAGTAAAGTTGGCAAAGGTGCCCACCTGGTTGCTGGATGTCCACAGGTAGCTCAGGACCTGACAGGCAGCTGGTGCTAAGTAAATGCTTATGTGAACAACTGGGCCTCAAGCAGTCTAGATGGGGTTCACTGAACGACGACCCACACAGAacagaggaaagagggagaggtAACTAAATGAGTTAGCCAGAGGCGCTTAGGCTCAGAACCCAAGAAAACTGTAGGACATGCTTCAGTTTAAATGGAACCTTGCCTCAAGGAATAAATTACTTTCTTTCTGCAAATAATTTACCAtactttctaaaaaagaaaataggtttACAAAGCATCTATTTGGTGGTTCTAACACAGAAGTTGCCAAAACCATTCAAGATTTCCTTAGTTCACAGATTTGGGCATAGAAATAATAGGGCAAcagtaaaattccatggacgggggagcctggtgggctgtagtccatggggtcgctaagagtcggacactactgagcgacttcacttttacttttcactttcctgcactggagaaggaaatggcaacccactccagtgttcttccctggagaatcccagggacagggagcctggtgggctgccatctatggggtcgcacagagtctgacacgactgaattgacttagcagcagcagcagcagcagcagcagcaatccttaCAGAAGGTCAgtgtaaataaaataacaatgggGAACTATGTGGGATTTGATCACATTTTATTAAGAGGAATGCAGAGAGCAAAACAAAGTTCCCCTTGGGACCTAGACTTAATACAACAGGTCCGTTATAAGTTAACTGTTGCTACTATTTGGGGCAgaccatgttttttgtttttgtttttgttttaaataaattaattgaaagtAAATGTCTCTTCTAAAGTTCAACATATGTGATTAATTCCTTCAAGGCATCTTTGGAGTACAAATATATCATCATCATAGTGGTGgtgctggtttagttgctaagtcgtgtctgactcttgtgaattcacagactgtaacccaccaggctcctctctatccatgggattttccagccaaaaatactggagtgggcagccatttccttatccagataTGACAGTATATCATCTATATTATCAACTCTGCTTATAACAGGCAGAAAAAAGCTACTATCTTACAAAAAGTAAGCTATATGAAGCTAAGACTTCACCTGCAGGGTCCTGTTGTTTCTAACGCTACATAACATTCCAGCAGCCAGACTGGCTCTACacctctgccttccatctttgTAGGTGGCTTGGTAGCTTAGGGACCCAGCAACTGAATGAATGACTTTGTGTTTTTTAAGGTAACTGACCTTGAATAAATTAAGAGAGAGGTAGAGTGGAAAGTAGGAATGACCAAGGCTTGAGGACAAAGTCTTCTAACCATCCAAAGAAGAGAAGATGGCTGAAAAGATGTTGACTGCAGAAACCAATGCTTCCTGCCTCACACCTGCTCAGAACATCCCTCCCTCTTTCAATTTATGGAGGTCTTCACAACTGCAGACTTTGGACATGTCTCCTGGATCCTATAACCAACACCAGAAGATCAGAGCTCTCAGTCTATCCTCTGGAGATAAGGAAATAACATGTTTGGAGGAGAGAATTTCAAAAAGCCAAAGAATTTATTTCTGTGTAACTGACTTTCCCCATGGGAAAAAGAAACAGCTGGCCATTTGGAATATACACAATCAATAAATGTAAGAGTGGAATTTCATGGAATTGTAGATACATAAATGACAATCTCATCACAACTGGTATTAAAGAAAGTGTGGTTCAGTCAGGCAGATCTGTTCTTCAAAATATCATTCAAATGGCTTCAGTTTTTCCAAGGATAGGTTGGACTAGAAACAAAATACCTAAGAGGCCTGGTGAGTGGCCAGGACTCCAGCAATCTTCCCCCATTGACTAAAATAGCCTCACTTTCATCTCTTTAATATGTTGAAATTATTatgaaccaaaacaaaaaaaaaacaacaagcaaGATGATTTTAAAGGCCCTGATGATTCCTTCATTCTTAGAGCAGAAACAAAAGTGCTTACGTTATTATATTAATTGTATACTGCAATAAAAGAAAACGGTTAAAACTTCTCATATCTCTGACCCTCTCCACTTAGCTCCCTTTTTTAATACCTAGGAATGTGCTGGCTAAAACATATCCCCAAATTCCTAAACAACTTTAGGGAGTACCATTTATACCAAAGACAGTATCAATGATATTCCCTGGAATGTACCATTTCATGGCCCCGAAAAAGATGTTCTTAGAGAGGGCCTGTGTTTGAATTTTAGCTCTGCCACTTGAGGACAAAGGCTATATGACTCTTGGCAAGTTACTTACTAATCCCTCTGATCCTATTTCCTTCtcagtaaaatggagataataagttgCATTTCCAAAGGCTGATGGAAAAACTAAATGAGATAACATACGTACAGAATGGCGGTGGAGGACAGCACACCAACACTTACCAGTTCTCTAAAATTAACAAGATCCATCACATTTCACAGTGGGGAAAACCACCACGTCTAGCGCTTGCGGCCCATACCGTAAGGACAGACCAGAAGATTTTTGAAATTTGGAATAGATCTCACCTGTTGAAGCTGGGGTAGGTACCCTAAAAGTTAAAGGTGTCAGAATGCAGTGACCCAAAAACCACACAATTTTTCCGTCTCTGAATTGTGATAACTGGCAGAAAGGAAGCCTAATCAGCATGCTAATTAGCCAGGGTGTGCTGGTACAACTGTTATCAAGGAAAGACAACTGTTTAAATAAGACAGGCTGTCCTCATTAAGCACTACGTGCTGCCAACAAAGTGCGATGTGCTTAGTTCCAGCGTTTTGGCCTTCCTTAGAATCTAGAACTAGGCGGCATCTAACTGCACCAAATCTTTATTGGATTATTAAGCAGTGATTAACCTATACAATAAAGCCATACCTCAAAAACTATAGATTCTCAAATGACAGGCCTGACTGATTTTAGAACTCATTTAAACTAACCTCCACATGTTACGTCAGGGAAAACTGAGGTCTAAGGAAGAAGAGAGACACATGGTCCCAGAGGTGGAGTCAATTCTGGACTTGGTCTCGTGAACTTTTTCTTACAACAGGAAATCAGTCTTCAGTTTCATGCACTACACAGACCAACAATTTGACACCGAATATGCAGATTCTTGTCTCAACTCGGCATACTTTGGGGTTCATAGGGTGGTGGAAGATATCAAAATACTGGGTCAATAACAGAAGCAGCTGGCAGGTTGCATAGAGTGGGAAGCGCCCCAGCGTGCATGCACGCAGCAATGCATATGGAAAGGCTCTTAGGGACCTGCCAGTCTGGGGTTTGAGTGGTGGCGACTAGGGTCTGTTAAGGGGCCAACTATAGAATAATTCTCCACATCAATAATGTAGAGAGTGACTAGCTCAGAGTGGATACTCAGTACCTACATACTGTGTGACTGGCAGATGAGTAAATGAAGGAATGAAACGGGTTGTTCTGAGAGAAGAAATGAGAGCTGCAGGGACAACAGGGAAGAAGGCTACCTAGTGCTGCCCcttagggaggaggaagggaagttcCCAAAGCTCTCCTTAACCTTCGCAGGACAATGGAAAGAGTCTGTCCCCTCCGCCCACCCAAACACCCTGCTTCCATTCTGAGGAAATGCAGTCATCCCCATGGAACCACTTCGGCTTCTGACGCTGTCTGCCTCCCGTATGGCACCTGGAGGAGTGGAGTGCTCGAGGGAAGTCTGTCTCCAAGGGCAACCGAAATTTCAAATCCATATGTCACCCTGTTTTTTTAGAGGAGACTCTGCTCAAGTGCTAGCTAGGCAAGCAACTGACGATACTACACCGCTACCGACGGGGAAAATGTTTCCTAGCATAAGATCAAGAAGCAAGTTTGATTCTAGGATGGGACAGAAAATCCTAACGAAGAATGAGGGAAAGCTGGAATTTCCTTGCCAATTTTCCATTCCCTGAGAACATGGCCATCTGTGGTCCTCAGCCTGGGTCCTCTGACCTTTGGCCAAGTCTGTTAAGGCTGGACTTTGAAAGCACAATTCATTTGATCAGCACTGATGGCAGACAGGAGAGGGGGTTCTACCTCATTATATCTTCCAACAGCAAGAGGTCAGtgtttgacatttccttttctttcaacaTTTGTGTCTAATAGTTTTTTCACTTTTGTTCCATAGGATGCAGCCACATTGAAGAAAATATGCACTCATCACCTCTTCTGTTTTTCTAGGACTAATTAAAGAAGCTATAACACAAAGGTCTGCATCAGCATTTGAGAGGCTTTTCAAGGTTCGTATGATGTGAGCAACTTCCTATGTCAGAAGCACGCTGACACTTTAGCGGATAATAATGAAGTGCTGACAGCATTTTCTCCCACCACATCCAGTGGACTAACGGCTAAGTGACAGTGTGCACAGCAGCCACTGGGACAGGATGATGGGTTCCGCCTCATGTTCATATGAAAGATATATACAGCCCAAGGGGAAAATGTAATGTCTCTAATGTGACCTTCACTTGACATTTGATTAAGACAAagttggtacttttttttttagaagatgcTTTCAAAACCAGGAGAACATATCAGTGAAAAGACCAATGATATACACACACTTCCTTAACTCAGAGTGACTGGCAAGGCTTTACACTTTTAGCAGTTTCAATTCTCTAAAAAGAAATGCCACCTAGAAGaaacgtgctgctgctgctactgctgctaagtcgagtcagtcgtgtccgactctgtgcgaccccatagatggcagcccaacaggcttctctgtccctgggactctccaggcaagaacactggagtgggttgccatttccttctccaatgcatggaagtgaaaagtgaaagtgaagtcgctcagttgtgtctgactcttagcgaccccatggactacagcccaccaggctcctccgtccatgggattctccaggcaagagtactggagtggggtgccattgccttctccggaaacgTGCTAAGCACCCTCTAAACATTTCTCATTAACTTTCCCATACTGGTACTTGCTCCTGTAAGGCTGGCTTACAGCTCTCATCCTAAGTCAGCTCTGTCTGCCAATTAAGGAATAAATGAGAGACTGGTTGCTATTTGAGAGAAGGAACTGGATCTGTAGGAATGTTCGTATCAATAGTTGTAAAACATCTTGAGAAATACTAGGAAAAAAGCAACTCTAAAAATGTCCTGTGATGAAATGATAGAAATGGTAGTGAGGAAACCAAATGCACAGGTTTTTCTAATAAAGGGACAGGCTTCCTCTCCTGGTACAAATAATCTGATCTAAAGGGttaattcctttaaaaagatCGGTTTTTGGATAAGAGTGAAAACACACCACTGTGTCTTTAGCATACAAAGAGCTCCCAGAATGGTCCTCAGGCGGTCCAGCTCTGAGCATCCggattctttttttctggtcTTTAATTATGCTGCTGAGCACCTAACTCTTTATGTAAAAGCGAGTGGAAGGAAACGGGATGGCTAAAGTCATTCAAACGCCCACTCACCTCCCATGATTTTGGACTGGCAGTTAATAAACTCCGGCTTCCTGTCTGTGAGGTAGCGCTGGCAGGTATGGTGGAGGATCTGGAAGAAGGTACATTTTTCTGAGGCTGTGCTGGCTACCCACTGGTCAAAGGCATTTTCAAACAACAAATCAAACTCTGCAGAATCCTGGAAAAGACATTGAAAGAACGAATGATCTCCATCTCTAAAAATTGCGGCTTCTAGTTTACCATATCAAGACTCATAAAGGCTAAAACACCTTTCTGAGACTTTGCTAATCACAAGGTTCATCTTGATTAGCACCAGGGGCACAGAGAGTCCACCTTTCTCTTTTTATCAAGCAGATCTCTTTGTCTCACAGTGTTTTGAGATGTCCCCAAGAAGCAACGAGCACAGAAGTCCCTTTAGCTTAACCGCATATCAACTTGTATCCTATTTCAGATTATACATGGTCTTTCCCATTGCTCAAAAAAGGATTACTTCAGGTTCCTGGCACTGAACAATATTAATCTTGTCCCTAACCTTTGGTAGGGAAAGATTATCCCTTATTATTGTAGTGTATAGTTtcatttcacatttcatttttccTCATCATTGATATATGGTTAGTGTATAAGCAAAGGGAATTTACTTGCATACATAACTCTACCATGAaatgtttcatttattaaatCCAATGGAATTCTAATACATCATTTTTAAGGTGCAgttcatttatttgatttttggtaAATAAACCTCATCCCTGATTGCATTAGGAGACAGATGGAACTTTGATAAACATGGTTTTTCATACTGATAATCACAGATGTGATTATCTGAACTCTGCACTTGGCACTTTGCTCTTTGTATTGGAGGTAGCTAGCATTTCTTCAATATGCATCTCCTTAGGTGCCTCTGTCCAACATGATGAAAAGATTTATACTTTTCCATAAGACGGGCACAGGAATCAGAAAGTCTCAGCCACATAACTGGAACAGAGAAATAGCCTTGCCCAAAACGACTCAGACAGCCACCACTCTGCCAAGGTCAATGAGAGAGTCACTGTGAGAGAAGAACACCGTGGCTCGGCACTGGACAGTTCACTCACCCGATTAGGATCGATGCCGTTAACCTGGCGAAGCTGCTCGAGCATCCACTGTGACCGCCGCACAAATGACGTGGAGCCTTCAAACTGTTTGACCTTCGTAATGGATGCCTGCGTGGGTTTCTTGTTGGTCACTGCCAAGAAAAGACCACTGTGATCAGTGAGTGTGCAGGGTGGGTTGGATTCCCATTCACAGGTGTTTCTATCTTATGCCTACATGCATATGTgccataaaagagaaagaaaaaatgacatatttgtgtgtgtgtgtatacatgtgtatgtatgtgaatatagagggcaggaagagagagggaagtgcagagacaaagaaagagcaggaaaacagaaaatgaatgaGTATGTGTGCCTTTAGTGAGAGGCGAACTCAAAAAGAACAGACATTATAATCTGCACCCTCGAGTAGTTGCAATATAATTTTAACTGTAAGGGCAGCTTCATCGATGCCTTCATCCACTCACATTGAACACGACAGGGACAATTAATAGCAAGCCCCTCTAATGGAGGCTCCAAATAAACCATGATGGTTAGCAGGGAAAGCAGCACAAAGGGCTGAGAGCATCAGGTAGGGGTGGCTGGGAAAGGCTACCTTTTAAAGGTACAGTTTACTGGTTCCCTGAGGCAACTACAATGCATATTTCTAATGCTATAGTCCAGTGTAAGTATTCCAGGCTTCAGTgataaaataagaagaaatacttcactcaaaaaaaaaaaaaattggccttctagttcagttcagtcactcagtcgtgtctgactttgcgaccccatggaccgtagcacgccaggcctccctgtccatcaccaactcccaaagtctactcaaattcatgtccactgagttggtgatgccatccaaccatctcatcctctgtcgtccccttctcctcccaccctcaatctttcccagcatcagggtcttttcacatgagtcagttcttcgcatcaggtggccaaagtattggagtttcagcttcaacataaagTACAGTTAGTTTTTATCTAATCTGCATCTGATTATAACCCTGGCCCCCCTCCACATATGAATTCCTTAGGCTACCACAGCTGCAGGCCTGCAGCAGTTCCTCCTCTCGGCCTTGGTCAGTTCTCCCTTCCGCGCTGAGGATGGACCTTCTCACTTCTCAGACAGAGATCAAGCACCAGCCAGCAGTAGAGAGTCACTCTGAACCTTTGCCTGTCTGCTTACTTCTTGACTTAGAGCCTCAAGGGAGGGGAGgtaattaagtattttaaaaggattttcCTCAAAGCTCCTCCTGAGCTCTGGCTGTAGGAATTGTAAGTTTAAATAGAATTGATGCTATTAAAGGAAGCAGGAAAAGTGGAAAGCACTCCTCGTAATGAATGCAATCCTAGTAAGCCTGTACATCAATGCTACATTCTTTCTTAGTTTCAAAGCAGCCCACAGATCCCACACTTTGAAATAACCATGCAATGCTCAACAGATGGCAAAACGAATCCTTGTGGGATGAAGGACAGAAAGTACCTGTGCCAGTTACGGTTGGTGGTAAGAAGGCTCTCCTTCACATACAGCAGAGTTTATCACAGCTTCAGTGTCTGGGGTCATTTAGGCAGGAAAACAGTGACCAAGAGGGGAAAGTGAACAAAAATATATGGGCACCCCGCCTTTAGCTGAAAAACCTATGGTCTAGGACTGGGCTTTTTTTAGGATCTCAGTCCATCCTTCTCTCTTTGTTCCTAACCAGAATttagcaagcattttttttttaatttcaaataatcaTTAGGTTTAATGCCCATTATTCAGTTATATTTTGGCTAAACGCTTATGAACATTTCACACCAATTGCGTTTACTTTCATGGTTAAAAAATCATCACCCCTTAAACAACCAAGATCAAGGAAATGTTATCGTCTTTCATCCACAAATGGCCTGTCTGGCCTACAGCTCCACATATAAGCCTGTTTCAGTCCATGAGGAACAATCTTTCCCCTCACTAAATTCATGCAATATTACCAGTCTACCCAGGGCTGTCTATCcacttaattcatttaatttgtgTGTCCATGTGACACGAAAGGGACTCTCCTAAATTTCTCTGATAGTCATACCCTGCTCTGCTGTtttaatagcaaaggaaacaacacaCCTGGAATATATGTGGGTCCTAAAATGTGCTTAAAAGATTAAAGAATGCTTTGCAATAACAGGAAAACATGGGTTCCTGTATTAGACCCACACCCCTAAACACACACAGaggatttccttctttgtttATGTAAATTACATGGCATTTAGGCATCCTGGGAAACATGAAGGTTTTCCTTCTGACTTCAGTTAACTCTTACTTTTATTACTGGTCCACTTATTTCCAACTAGTTTACAGCATAATAAAAGTTCAAACATAATTCATGATGGTTGTAATTATTGGCATGTTTGggactgacattttaggaaagcAAGTTCCACTGGAAGTTTGTCACTGAACATGAGAAGGGCAGGAACTCCACCCACCCAACAAATGCCCCTCAGAATTGTTCAAGAGCGATCACATTGCTTCATGGTCATTTTTAACAGAGGCAGATATGACTTCATCCATTCCTGCTTTTTTTACCCTCTATTAGTTTACTCCTTGCCCAGTTCTTGGAATCTGATAATTTTCCTGGGCACCGAGCCTGGTttagtttaatttttgtttagtGTTATTATCTCCAACATCCCACTTTCTATTTTGAAGCAGGTgccttaaaattatattattatatacacattatatagaATTAAATGAAGACTTCCCCCTTCTGAAATCAAAACACTTGCACAATCATGCCATTGCCAGACTTTCTGAGCTCTGTGTTTGAAGAAGCCATGTTTTAACCCCTTTCTATTTTGGTGTTTTCCGGATCCACAGCTGTTAAAAATAAGTCATTCAGTCAAATTCCAGATGTCTAGTGAAAACAGCAATTCACCTTCTCCTTCCCAAGGGAAGCTAATTTACAGCACACTCTGGAAAATGCAACCAAATGATGTGCATCAGTACCCCTGTCGGGTAGATTTCatattcattattttgaaaaactttaaAGGTGAGATAATCAGGGCATTTTGTCATAGCTTCATCTTTCATGaggaaaaggtaaatatataaGCATTTAGAGAGGGTATGATGATATTCCCAGGTAACACCGCAGACTACCCAGAATCAGCCCCATCCCCTAATTTTCCACTCCGACCCACACATCAAAATCACCTGGGAGTTTTACAACAAAAATACCCAACACTGTCAATCAGAATCTTTGGGGATGTAGTCCTGGCATCCATATTTTAAATCTTTCCAGTTGACTCGGAGGCACTTTGAGTGCTAAGAGCTACTGAACTATGTGCttactcatttaacaaatatttatggagcatttATTAGATGGAAGATACAGAAGGAAGTTTTGAGGATTTTGaggatttttcaaatattaagaaAGAAGTGGTTCTCAATAACTTTGGTGAGAAGGAGATAAGAATGATGCTATAGAGAATAAAGCATAATAGAATAAATGACACAGGAGTCATCTGAGATGtatgtggggggcgggggtggattTAAGGACCAAAGTAAAGTTGGGGAAAGTCAGGGAGGTTTCATGAGGCAGCCACATTCTGGACAGTATAACATCCCTCACCAGGACATCTGTGATTTTCCCCAAATTGGCCTTTTAACCAGCTTGACTGTTCAAACTGGAATATATAAGGCTGAACCATCTTTTAAGAACTccttgccaaagcaatcttgagaaagaaggacaaaGCTAGAGGTATTATATgccttgatttcaaactatactacaaagttacagtaatcaaaactgtacggtactggcacacatacacaaagaaaacagacacaaagatcaatggaacagaatagaatctagaaataaacttatgcatatatggtcaattaatttcaACGAGGGATCTAAAAATACACAGTGGGGAAAAGACAAtgtcttcaataaatagtgttgggaaaacttTCACGTtgcatccacatgcaaaagaataaaacatcatttacaaaaataaactcaaaatgaattaacatcttaaatatacGACCTGAAGCCATAAAACTCCTGGACAAAAACATAGGCAGTATAGTCTCTGACACTGGTCTTAGGAATGATTTTTTGGATCTATTTTCTTAGGCAaaggcagcaaaagcaaaaataaatgaatgggactacaaaactaaaaagcttttgcacagtgaaggaaaacatcaacaaaatgaaaaggaaacttactcaatgggaaaagatatttgcaaatgatatctCTGATAAGGGGTtactattcaaaatatataaagaactcacacaacttggtatcagaaaaaacaaacaatccagttaaaaaatgggcagaagacctgaatagatagTTTCCCaaggaagacataaagatggccaacatacacataaaaacatgttcagcatcactaatcattcagttcagttcagttcagtcgctcagtcatgtctgactctttgagaccccatgaattgcagcacgccaggcctccctgtccatcaccaactcccggagttcactcaaactcatgtccatcgagtcagtgatgccatccagccatctcatcctctgtcgtccccttctcctcctgcccccaatccctcccagcatcagagtcttttccaatgagtcaattcttcacataaggtggccaaagtactggtgtttcagctttagcatcattccttccaaagaacacccaggactgatctcctttagaatggactggttggatctccttgcagtccaagggactttcaagagtattcaaaatgcaaataaaaactacaatgagatatcacttcacactgtcagaatggctgttatcaaagaGACAACAGATAACAAATGTGGATGAAGATGTGCAAAAAACAGGACTGCTGGTTGGAATGTTAACTGGTgccaccactgtggaaaacagtatggagtttcctcagaaaataaaaaaacagaactaccatatgaggcaggaattctacttctgggtatttatccaaagaaaacaaaagcgctaatttgaaaagacatatgcaccTCTATGGAGAAGGCTAGttttaatatttgcaaattacCCACAAGGAGACAGAATTACTTTTGCAATGTACAACTTCAATGTCTCATGTCAACATgagctgcattttaaaaaatcttcctggaaattccctggcagtccagtggttaggacctgaTGCCTTCATTTccgggtcctgggttcaatccttggtggaggaactaagattctgtgagccttgtggcacagccaaaaaggcaacaaacaaaccaaacaacTTTGTGatcaagatttaaaaacaaacaaaatctagtCCCTCCCAATTATAACCTTCTTACCCTGTTGACAGTGTTACTTTAACTATAGAAATATGTAGATTTTCACTGTGAAAGGGTATACATCtcaatgggaaatagatggggaaacagtggaaacagtgtcagactttattcttctgggctccaaaatcactgcagatggtgattgcagccatgaaattaaaagacacttactccttggaaggaaagttatgaccaacctagatagcatattcaaaagcagagacatcactttgccaacaaaggttcatctattcaaggttatggttttttctgtggtcatgtatggatgtgagagtttactgtgaagaaggctgagcaccaaagaattgatgcttttgaactgtggtgttggagaagtcccttggactgcaaggagatccaaccagtccattctgaaggagatcagccctgggatttctttggaaggaatgatgctaaggctgaaactccagtactttggccacctcatgtgaagagttgactcattggaaaagactctgatgctgggagggattgggggcaggaggagaaggggacgacagaggatgagatggctggatggcatcaatgactcgatggacgtgagtctgagtgaactctgggagttggtgatggacagggaggtctggcgtgctgcgattcatggggtcgcaaagagtcggacatgactgagcaactgatctgatctgatctgatacatctCAAGTCAATGACAGGCTCAGGCACACCATAGGTAGTCTTGGAGAGTTAAATCTTTAGCTTGAAATCAGGAAGCGTAATCCCCAGAAAGTGTGAGTTCCTGTCTCAAGATGGGTGCTGCCCTCTC
The nucleotide sequence above comes from Bubalus kerabau isolate K-KA32 ecotype Philippines breed swamp buffalo chromosome 19, PCC_UOA_SB_1v2, whole genome shotgun sequence. Encoded proteins:
- the STXBP6 gene encoding syntaxin-binding protein 6 isoform X11 — translated: MLEQLRQVNGIDPNRDSAEFDLLFENAFDQWVASTASEKCTFFQILHHTCQRYLTDRKPEFINCQSKIMGGNSILHSAADSVTSAVQKASQALNERGERLGRAEEKTEDLKNSAQQFAETAHKLAMKHKC